The Pelagibacterium halotolerans B2 genome has a segment encoding these proteins:
- a CDS encoding DUF2274 domain-containing protein: MTKLKLGAIPDDKPVKVTLELPADVHRDLVAYAEIMARESGQAAPEPTKLITPMLQRFMATDRAFVRLRKSRP, from the coding sequence ATGACCAAGCTGAAACTCGGAGCAATCCCTGACGACAAACCCGTTAAGGTGACCCTGGAACTGCCCGCGGATGTACATAGGGATTTGGTCGCCTATGCCGAGATCATGGCGCGCGAGTCCGGACAGGCAGCGCCCGAGCCCACGAAGCTGATCACGCCGATGCTCCAGCGCTTCATGGCGACGGACCGAGCCTTTGTCCGTTTACGAAAGTCCCGCCCTTAA
- a CDS encoding LysR family transcriptional regulator, translating into MAIETEQLRYVIAAADNGSFRQAAKSLGLRQSSISRAIQQLEDKLGVSLFERQATGSRLTDAGRRFLSEARPALEQLELAHKAAGAAGRAEIGVVRVGILTSLAGGFLRELVRSYAIQNPEITIDIRDGGRDEHVGAIRRRKLDVAFVIGDCRVADCEISPLWEERVHVALSKGHTLAGNQQLDWPDLRGECFIVSRFAPGPEVHDYIIRRTADYSTNTEILYKAVAQETLMNLVGLGQGITLVSAAWAGIKLPELVLRPLIDPADMVRFSAVWSPRNDNPALRRFISVAHTLAGRVRHGTSDWSPEALGVASIKGGTFVNGQRLGPSP; encoded by the coding sequence GTGGCGATAGAGACTGAACAGCTCCGCTACGTAATCGCTGCGGCGGATAATGGGAGTTTCCGGCAAGCCGCAAAGTCACTTGGTTTGCGGCAGTCCAGCATCAGCCGTGCAATCCAGCAATTAGAAGATAAACTGGGAGTTTCCCTGTTCGAACGGCAGGCCACGGGCTCTCGTTTAACCGACGCCGGAAGGCGTTTTCTGAGCGAGGCTCGGCCAGCGCTTGAGCAACTTGAGCTGGCACATAAGGCAGCCGGTGCCGCAGGCCGCGCTGAGATCGGGGTGGTGCGCGTCGGAATACTTACCTCGCTCGCGGGAGGCTTCTTACGCGAACTGGTTCGCAGCTACGCCATACAGAATCCCGAAATCACAATCGACATCCGAGATGGTGGCCGTGACGAACATGTCGGCGCGATCAGAAGGCGGAAACTGGACGTCGCCTTCGTGATAGGAGATTGTCGCGTTGCGGACTGCGAGATATCGCCACTCTGGGAGGAGCGCGTCCATGTCGCGCTTTCCAAGGGCCACACTTTAGCTGGCAATCAGCAACTCGATTGGCCGGATTTGCGGGGCGAGTGTTTCATCGTTAGCCGGTTTGCGCCCGGACCTGAGGTACATGACTACATTATCCGTCGGACGGCCGATTACAGCACCAATACCGAAATTCTCTACAAGGCCGTGGCGCAGGAGACATTGATGAATCTCGTCGGCCTCGGGCAAGGGATCACCTTGGTGTCGGCAGCTTGGGCGGGCATAAAGCTTCCCGAGCTGGTGCTGCGTCCGTTGATCGATCCCGCCGACATGGTTCGGTTTAGCGCCGTCTGGTCCCCTAGGAACGACAATCCCGCATTGCGCCGTTTCATCAGCGTCGCCCACACTCTGGCCGGTCGCGTTCGGCATGGCACCTCCGATTGGTCGCCTGAAGCGCTGGGCGTCGCATCTATTAAGGGCGGGACTTTCGTAAACGGACAAAGGCTCGGTCCGTCGCCATGA
- the trbG gene encoding P-type conjugative transfer protein TrbG, with amino-acid sequence MTRTRPPRKASIALLLAATTLSACATFKPPEIAYDEPAIEATLLPEPERPVRIVERTEPLPLPGQLKPVDGEEGEPEPTDPTERVTEANAAARMEPVRDGFINAVQLYPYSEGALYQVYTSPGQITDIALQPGEKLTGSGPIAAGDTARWIIGDTQSGSGDSQRIHILVKPTRPDLQTNLVINTDRRTYHLELRANPSAYMASVSWTYAEDALIALRRRNAEAEAALPIERDVALDSLRFRYRIEGDRAPWRPRRAFDDGRQVFIEFPRGIGQGEMPPLFVIGPEGEGQLVNYRIRRNYMIVDRLFAAAELRLGDEQKRVRIVRTDGVRQAVAARHSPGGGRE; translated from the coding sequence ATGACAAGAACACGTCCGCCTCGCAAAGCCTCCATCGCCCTCCTTTTGGCCGCCACCACCTTGTCGGCATGCGCGACCTTCAAGCCGCCCGAAATCGCCTATGACGAACCCGCCATCGAAGCGACGCTTCTCCCGGAACCAGAACGCCCGGTGCGGATCGTCGAGCGAACCGAACCGCTGCCCCTTCCAGGACAGCTCAAGCCGGTTGACGGCGAAGAGGGAGAGCCCGAACCCACCGATCCTACCGAACGCGTGACCGAGGCGAACGCCGCCGCCCGCATGGAGCCGGTGCGCGACGGTTTCATCAATGCCGTCCAGCTCTATCCGTACAGTGAGGGGGCGCTTTATCAGGTCTATACCTCGCCAGGCCAGATCACCGACATCGCCCTGCAACCCGGCGAGAAGCTGACCGGCTCCGGTCCGATCGCCGCCGGCGACACGGCGCGCTGGATTATCGGCGATACGCAGAGCGGTTCGGGCGATTCCCAGCGCATCCATATCCTCGTCAAACCGACACGACCCGACCTTCAGACCAATCTCGTCATCAATACCGACCGGCGCACCTATCATCTCGAACTGAGGGCGAATCCGTCCGCCTATATGGCGTCGGTCTCCTGGACCTATGCCGAGGACGCGCTGATCGCCCTCAGGCGACGTAATGCCGAGGCTGAGGCTGCTCTGCCGATCGAACGCGACGTCGCGCTCGACTCTCTGCGATTCCGCTACCGGATCGAAGGCGACCGCGCGCCCTGGCGGCCGCGGCGCGCCTTCGATGACGGGCGGCAGGTCTTCATCGAGTTCCCGCGCGGGATCGGCCAAGGCGAGATGCCGCCGCTTTTTGTCATTGGGCCCGAAGGCGAAGGCCAGCTCGTCAACTACCGCATCCGCCGCAACTACATGATCGTCGACCGGCTCTTCGCGGCCGCCGAGCTACGCCTCGGCGACGAACAGAAGCGCGTACGGATCGTCCGCACCGATGGGGTGCGGCAAGCCGTAGCCGCACGCCATTCCCCCGGTGGAGGCCGCGAATGA
- a CDS encoding TrbI/VirB10 family protein, translating into MSENIEKGPEIEDGEDIAASLRLRADPPRVMRLSRRTLMVLGTAGGLGLGAILIVALQDREPVDGPQELYSTERIQEAEGLSRLPADYTDVPQLGPPLPGELGRPILSARQRGESVPAPVVTTPAADPEEQRRAQEMEAARLSQLFADANTTVREPPPTTQVAAAPPTAESFFPANAASAAPDATERREAFLDEPVDRRTTSTDRLTDPPSPYVVQAGAVIPAALVTGLRSDLPGQITAQVTSHVYDSPTGRFLLIPQGSRLIGEYDSRVAFGQSRVLLAWTRLILPNGRSITLERQPGADEAGYAGLEDGVDHHWGRLFMAAGLATILNIGVELGADDDDDIARAIREGTQDTVGRAGDEIVRRQISIPPTLTVRPGFPVRVMVTRDLILEPYRS; encoded by the coding sequence ATGAGCGAGAATATTGAGAAAGGTCCGGAGATCGAAGACGGGGAGGACATCGCTGCGTCACTGAGACTGCGCGCCGATCCGCCGCGTGTGATGCGGCTCTCACGCCGGACACTCATGGTTCTCGGAACGGCAGGCGGTCTTGGGCTCGGGGCCATTCTGATCGTTGCCCTGCAGGACCGCGAACCTGTCGATGGTCCGCAAGAGCTCTATTCCACGGAACGCATTCAGGAAGCCGAGGGCCTATCGCGCCTGCCGGCGGATTACACGGATGTGCCACAGCTCGGGCCGCCTCTGCCTGGCGAACTCGGACGGCCGATCCTGTCGGCCCGGCAGCGCGGCGAGTCGGTCCCCGCGCCAGTTGTCACCACCCCGGCCGCCGATCCCGAGGAACAGCGCCGCGCCCAGGAAATGGAAGCGGCTCGTCTCAGCCAACTCTTCGCCGATGCCAACACCACCGTTCGGGAACCACCGCCAACCACGCAAGTGGCTGCCGCTCCGCCCACCGCCGAGTCATTCTTTCCCGCCAATGCGGCTTCCGCCGCGCCGGACGCGACGGAACGGCGCGAGGCCTTTCTCGACGAACCTGTCGATCGCCGCACGACAAGCACCGACCGGCTTACCGATCCGCCGAGCCCTTATGTCGTCCAGGCCGGCGCGGTTATTCCGGCGGCGCTTGTGACCGGCCTTCGTTCGGATCTTCCCGGCCAGATCACCGCCCAGGTGACATCCCATGTCTATGACAGCCCGACCGGACGTTTCCTGTTGATCCCGCAAGGGTCGCGTCTCATCGGCGAATATGACAGCCGCGTCGCCTTCGGGCAGAGTCGGGTGCTTCTTGCCTGGACCCGGCTGATCCTGCCCAACGGCCGCTCCATCACCCTTGAACGTCAGCCGGGCGCCGACGAAGCTGGTTACGCCGGGCTCGAAGATGGCGTCGATCATCATTGGGGGCGTCTGTTCATGGCGGCAGGGCTCGCCACCATCCTGAATATTGGCGTGGAGCTTGGCGCCGATGATGATGACGACATCGCCCGCGCCATTCGTGAGGGGACACAGGATACGGTCGGCCGCGCCGGCGACGAAATTGTCCGCCGTCAGATTTCAATCCCGCCGACCCTGACCGTGCGCCCCGGCTTCCCGGTGCGCGTCATGGTTACGCGCGATCTCATTCTCGAACCCTATCGGAGTTGA
- a CDS encoding TetR/AcrR family transcriptional regulator, translated as MPTHARERLIESAERLFYAEGIRAVGLERLLSASGVGRASFYRHFASKDDLVITMLRGHDRAYREWLETRVHDLGGDPLAVFDALAERSNWSDYRGCAFINAMAEMADPASPVFLIAKEHKRAVADFLKKRLAAAGYRDTEALALQLVLLIDGATVTALHERTNQPMRQAKAIAQGMLQRSNDVL; from the coding sequence ATGCCTACACACGCACGTGAACGTTTGATCGAAAGTGCCGAGAGGTTGTTCTATGCGGAAGGCATTCGGGCCGTGGGTCTGGAGCGGCTTTTATCCGCCTCGGGCGTTGGACGCGCCTCTTTCTATCGGCACTTTGCAAGCAAGGATGATCTGGTCATCACCATGCTGCGCGGCCACGACAGAGCGTACCGCGAGTGGCTGGAAACGCGCGTCCACGACCTTGGCGGGGATCCGCTGGCCGTCTTCGATGCGCTCGCCGAACGGTCGAACTGGTCGGATTATCGCGGTTGCGCTTTCATCAATGCGATGGCCGAAATGGCCGACCCCGCCAGCCCGGTATTTCTTATCGCCAAAGAACATAAGCGCGCCGTGGCGGACTTCCTCAAGAAACGTCTAGCCGCCGCGGGTTATCGCGATACGGAAGCGCTCGCCCTGCAACTGGTTCTTCTCATCGACGGCGCGACGGTAACCGCATTGCACGAGCGCACAAACCAGCCCATGCGACAGGCCAAAGCGATAGCGCAAGGCATGCTGCAGCGATCGAACGATGTGTTGTGA
- a CDS encoding MFS transporter gives MDIRTTSENPTGVDSPGLGRVTVLALGVFAVGTGEFVLAGLLPLLMDSFAISAAKAGQIVTVFAMTCAIAAPLLTTLTASWPRRTVLIVATVIYLIGSAGTALASTYEKVLLAQIIAAAGVGLFIPNASVTAAALVHQKFQGRAIAIVVTGFTAAVSLGAPFGTALGGFAGWRATMWFTAALALPGLLGVLILVPKHVSTTTPGTLAERLAPLADRRVLAVMATTLLGFTAVFIPYTYVGVIFAPATAGSSVALAVLMFTLGIVGAIGNFGAGVLADKIGGARVVAIALIWLAVSTVILPWTTTQYGAAVAMIAFYALAAFAITTPQQHRLMSLRPDAAAVLISLNQAVLYLAIAMSGVVGALGIQWVGAQYVSLIAAILAIIALAVSNLATEQT, from the coding sequence ATGGACATACGAACCACATCAGAGAATCCGACAGGCGTTGACTCTCCCGGACTCGGGCGGGTCACTGTCCTGGCCTTGGGGGTATTCGCCGTGGGCACAGGCGAGTTCGTTCTGGCTGGCCTGCTGCCTCTACTGATGGATTCGTTCGCTATCTCTGCGGCGAAGGCGGGCCAGATCGTCACGGTTTTTGCCATGACTTGCGCGATTGCCGCGCCTTTGCTCACCACGCTTACGGCCTCCTGGCCGCGTCGAACGGTGCTCATCGTTGCCACCGTGATCTATCTGATCGGCTCTGCCGGCACTGCCTTGGCATCCACCTATGAAAAGGTACTGCTGGCGCAGATCATAGCTGCGGCCGGCGTGGGGCTGTTCATCCCCAATGCTTCAGTTACAGCAGCAGCACTTGTGCACCAGAAGTTCCAGGGCCGTGCCATCGCCATCGTCGTTACCGGCTTCACAGCGGCTGTGTCGCTCGGAGCGCCGTTCGGTACTGCGCTTGGAGGGTTTGCTGGTTGGCGTGCGACGATGTGGTTTACAGCCGCGCTCGCCCTTCCAGGACTTCTCGGCGTGCTCATTCTGGTACCGAAACACGTGTCGACAACGACGCCTGGAACGCTGGCGGAACGGCTGGCTCCGCTAGCGGACCGCCGTGTGCTGGCAGTGATGGCAACGACGCTACTCGGTTTCACAGCGGTCTTTATTCCCTATACCTATGTCGGCGTCATATTCGCTCCAGCAACGGCGGGGAGCAGCGTCGCACTCGCCGTTCTGATGTTCACGCTGGGCATCGTCGGCGCGATCGGAAACTTCGGCGCAGGCGTTCTCGCCGACAAAATCGGTGGCGCGCGGGTGGTTGCCATCGCTTTGATCTGGTTGGCTGTTAGCACTGTCATCCTGCCATGGACGACGACACAGTACGGCGCTGCCGTTGCGATGATCGCCTTCTATGCGCTGGCCGCTTTTGCCATTACTACACCGCAACAACATCGGCTGATGTCGCTTAGGCCCGATGCCGCCGCGGTATTGATCTCACTCAACCAGGCAGTTCTCTACCTCGCCATAGCCATGTCGGGCGTGGTGGGCGCTTTGGGAATACAGTGGGTCGGCGCGCAGTATGTCAGCCTGATTGCCGCAATCCTGGCTATCATTGCGCTTGCTGTTTCAAATCTGGCGACAGAGCAAACATAA